The sequence below is a genomic window from Lycium ferocissimum isolate CSIRO_LF1 chromosome 9, AGI_CSIRO_Lferr_CH_V1, whole genome shotgun sequence.
CCATGAAGGAATCTCCTACAATAACAACCAAGGAATTAGGTGCAATGTTGACATCAATCCACTCTCCATTTTTGGTCTGAACTTCCAATCCATTTACactattttgaaatatgaagGTCAAGAAGCCACTATCTGTGTGGATACTCAATCCAGGTTTATCCCCTTCTTCACCATTTACTAGAGCTGGATTGTAATGCGTAAATCGGAAATTGTAGAAATAGGATTCCAAGAATTCATCAATGTAACTTTTTAGacccaaactctccaaaatcatcTTTTTTATCGTTTCATCCAATTCCACAAGTGGCTCTGAGAAGGTCTTGAGCACATTGCTGCCAGAATTAATTAGGTACATGTTAAAATTAAACATACAAGTTGAAGAAATATAAGTAATAAATTATTTGCCTTAAAAATGTAAatctaacatttggtaaataataataataataataataataataataataataacaacaacaataataataataatattttgataaCAACTTTTAGTATTATAATTTGATATAATGTATACATGTTGATCAGAGCAAGTGATATTAAATTGAAACTCAATATATAAGGAAGAGATAAATTACGTTCATAAGTGAAGGAATTTCATATTTTGGTTAGAGTTCACACCATCAATGTAAGAAATTTTTACATCACGAGAACAACTTTATCTATTGTACCAGGTACAAAATatatcttattttcaaaattaactGTAGATATTCTTAGCTAACCTGATAGTGTAAAAACATTTATACATGCAAGGTAACATAATTATTTAAGTTCTTCTGATAGTTAATACAAGAAAATGACATTTTCATGGAAAACAATTTTAATTCTTACATACCTAAAGTCAGGATTTCCATCAGGCCAGAAGATATTGGCAATAGAATCAACACTTTCAGATTTGAGGACGTCAGCAATACCCAAACTTTCATAAGCTGGCAACTGTGGATATTGTCCTAGGTAGCCATGCATAGGTATGGTTGATTTGGTTTTAAGTTTAGTCTCCAATGGAAATTCAAAGATTTCTTTTGAAGTATTAAAAATGGCTTCTCTTGGAACCTTATCATAAACTGCTTCAAAGATCCCATATTCTTGCAAAGCTTGGATTACTTGGGTTTTTGTGGACTCCCATTGTGGAGTACCTGGTTTTAGCTCTGGGTTGCAAAAATCTATGGTGGGAACCTTCAATTCCTTGGATATTGTCATTGCTGGATATTGTAAGAATTAGAGGAAATTAAATGTTTAGGACTTGATCGAAGTGTGAAAAGAGGAGATGAAGGTATCAGTTAATCTTAAGCAACTCCTGTGTACCACACTGTTATATAGCAAGAGCTTACCTCCACCTGGTATTTATATTATGGTCGGATCTAATACATTTGTTAGGGGTTCATGGGAACCCAATAATTTTCGTTCAGATTTTGTATTTAATTAAGAAATTCAcaaaatatctataaatatttcattGTGAACCTATTAGTTAGTGTATTTTTTACACACTTATATAAGGTCGTTATAGGAACCTTAAACTTTAGATTCTAGATCCACGTCTAATTTACATCTAACTAATTCACTTTAGAATGGTTAcgtaaaaagaaaatgaaattagcACAACTTTTCTTAAGAGGAGTACTTATATATTGAAGGTTAATTCATCACATGGGACGATACGATTTCCTGAAAGAGGATCCTATCTTGGTTGAAATTTAATATTTGAACAGAAGACAAGAAAAGGCGTTCGGGAATGGTAAGGGATTTgtctaatactccctccgttccatattacttggtcacTTTCCATTTTGCGCGCCtcttaaaaaatcataaataaaagatgtagtAAATATTTTACTACCTTACctctatctctctccaataaatatatTCTAATCAATAtcgactattttcaagaacatttaatattaagggtaagatgagaaagatttaattaattttatcttggttttgtaaatgaaaaaataatttggacataagatgagaaagatttaCTTTTATAATTTTATGAAACAATGTGAAATAATCCTTTTGTAAACcaaacaagcctaataaaagAAACATAGGCATGAGTATAATTATTTGATAGAAAATTAATGCAAGAAAGTATctatattaaatataaaaaaaataaaaggaaattaaattacAAAGTACGAAAAGTAACAATCTCCTGTATTATTTTTAGTAGTACATGCCATCAGTGAattaaaatagataaataaataaaaaatcttatCTTATTCAAACAAAGGTTTACCTATAGACAATTCTGCAAGTACATATTTCTTTAAATGTCATTTACTCAATTCTTTTATGCCAAAAACAATTTAAAGCTTTTACTTGGTAACTTAAAGCTGAAACTTATGAATGTGGCTCCTCTCAAGTAGGAATTATACGATCGTAAAACCTATGGATCAGATCTAAATTTGGTGAGGCAAGATCCCATAAGTACGCATTTCTTCTTATGAGCTGCATCCATATTTCAACCAAACTTGTGAGGCAAAGATTAGAGAATCACTGTTTTAGACAAAAATGCCTGACAAGCACAAATTTCCTAAACCACCAGACAGAGAGAAGAGTAAATTAGACCAAAATGAGGTTTATGTGTGTCAGTTAAGCTTTTAGTTTAACATAAATAATGGACAAGGAGCGCATACATTGTTTGACTTAGAACGGATTAGTTGATTGTGAATGACTGATAAGCTTTAAAgtgttagaaaaatatttttaaatgttgAAATTGACTTTATAAATAAGAAGTTACATAATGGGATGTATATAAGTGCTGAAACTGCTAATAACAATTGATGTGTTTGGGGATAAAGTGTAGATAAGTCGTTCTTTTATTAGAatgactaaaatacccttatttctttttagaaaaattaaggataaaattgaaaaaataattggTCAAGCTaaaaaatgcttataagatGAAAAATCATAGATGAGTTAATCCACTTATTAATTCACTTATGGCTTTTGGCTAATTTTGACTTATAAACGCTTGGCTTATAAGTACTTTGATGTTTACCAAACAcatataagttttttttttaaaaaaaacttataaaCGGATTGATCAACTTATAAGCTTTAAAAAACACCCTATTAAAATGCAGTCATCCTCGATTTTCGTTCCACATGCGTGTATAGATGTGCATCAGCTAGAAAACGCTCCACATTTTAGTGCCATCTCTTGTGCCCACTTAACATATAGAGTATTAATtacctccgtcccaatttatatgacattttttacttttcaagagttaatttaattcatttttaagttaaattgaattagattaacttattattttttgttttgttcatcTTGTAATTTTGTTGTCACTATATTTCTTTCAATCTTACTTTGATTTCAGTATTTTGAGTCAAGGATCTATCGAAAACAATCTCTCTATCAACAAATATAAGGGTAAtatctgcgtacatcctaccctcctcATAacccacttgtgaaattacactgggtatgttatgttattgttgttgttaactTGATGTTTTAGGatattttaaatattcaaaaaactatatgaaaagtaCGATAAGTTACAAGTCTCATGtcaatataattaaaaaatattttaaattattgatGCAAATGCATACAAATTGAATtatgaaaaattttaaaaaaaatcagataaataattgaaacaGAGGAAGTAGTAGTACACTTTGCCTTAAgctaaaaaaaggagaagaaaaaaaaagtacactTTGCTCTAGGAAAAGACTGGTCGAGTGTAGGTAGATCTAGTTCTAAATGAGTATGAATTTATAATTAAAGTGGAATAGATTAAACTGAACGTGAAATACGCTACTCTccctatttcaatttatttgtcggATTTTGATTTGACATGGTAAAAATAAGACTTTtcaatcttgtgatcttaaattaaagatacaCAAAATGTATAGAAATGCATTTAATCTTGTAGTCTTTAACATGCTATGTGAAAAGTTAGAATTAAAGAGTTTCCAGATAaggaaagagacattctttttaaacaatttttttttaaaaaaagtaagacaaacaaattaaaacaaatgGAGTAATATTATTTACCAAATTATGAAGTTGTCTTGTCTATGATCTTAAATAGTTATGCATGGGTGATAGTATCAAAGGGGACGAGATACAGTGGCAAATTTATGTGCTAAAAAAGGATCACGTGaactcattttcttttcataatAACTGCCAATAAAATATTGTTAAAAGAACTACACCTttaaatatgttaaattaaCATGAAGTAGatagttgaagaaaaaaaatttaaactaataaaaataCAAGTACAATATGGATAAAGATAAATTTGAAGTTCAACAAAAAGAATATTTCGTGAAGTAAAACTAGGTTTTGAAAATCTAATGAATACATGTTAATTAAAGGCTATTTATgacattttaaatatatatacatgcaaaaTGATTCAATTCATTTTTTGCTGTTGATTCAAGATTAGTGGTTTATTGTCCCTTTCAAAAGGTGAAAGAATATTATTTCACAAACTCAATAAAATTAAGGGGGTTAAGTgaaattttacttattttatcgAGCAGCTCTGCTGTGTGGGCATCTGTGTGCTTCAACACTAGTATTCCCTccttctcaaaatatttgtcgtgattactaaaaatagttgtctcaaattatttgtcgcttTTGAAGTTCAAGACaaaattgataattttttcCCCCTATGTTACTCTTGCTaaaagttttcttgaaaactacAAACTCCTTGATTATGGGGTATTATTACTCTTGTGCAAGTAATAACATCAGGTTAATCTTGTTGTCTTAAACACTTCATCACATTTTACAAAATGCAATTACTACATTTGACAACTTCCACCATTGCATTACAAGTACAAAATTTATTCTTAACACAAATTAAGTTCTACAATATGAAATGGTAGAATATTTAACAGAAAATGGAGAAGGAAGTAAAAACTGATTAGATTTTTACCGATCGATTTGCATTTCTCGTGGAAAAACACACTTAGTTTGCATTTATTTATAGCGCAGGTTTGCATTTACATAGATAATGTCATTAACACATAAATTGATTTGACCATTTAATGTGGAGAGATGATAgctaagacataaataaggttAAAGTAGTTAAAACCCTTTCTAATCATTGTTTCTTAAGAGGCGTGTAAACCAAAAAgggataaatattttgagatggagtgagtatatatttaatacAGTATTTAATAGTCTCTGCCCTAGTTGAAAGACGGGTAATGGCTTACTGGTTCTTTTCAAAATTACTGTTTGTTGTTTAGTTATTGCAAAGTCAAGGTGGAACAATTAATGACGCTTATCTATGGATGATTGCTAGCTGATTTTAGGACCATACCGATAGGTCTCTCTGGCTTTGCTGACATTTCCCGGTAGTCATAAAGATATAAGTACAAGACAAAATCATCTcgattattttatacctttgTTCAAACGTCGCATTCTGCCTCCTTTGTTCAAACGTCGCATTCTGCCTGCATGGGCATAGCGATTTGTGTATATACAGGATCATTAAATGAGTATGGACTGGAAAATGATGCACGTTTGGTGGCATCTGTGTGCCTAAGTCTTGTTGCGCTCACTAAATAAGAATTATATATAAAAGTCTAATAGATTATCCCATCTTAATATGAATGTATGAAGGCTTAATAGATTGTGCTTCCTCTGTTTCTTTCCGTTGAATAGTTTGTACTTGTAAAGGAGAACTTTTTCACATCGATGAGAAATGAAAATGTTTAAGTGCTTTCTGcgtaaataaatttatttattatatatttattaaatcTAAATGACTTGGTTTCTGTTACAAGTTTATTTTATTACACCTGTttagccaaaaaaagaaaaaaaaaaaaaaaaaaggtacctTTTCGGGATGTTCTTCTATAAATTATGTTACCCTGCGTTGTTAAATATTCTGCAGTAACATTTTGGCTTTGAGGACTTCTGTAGAAATTTGTTTGTATCTCTTAAAGAATATATAGGCAATATTTCTTTAAGGACGATGAATTTTCACGCCTCAAGGTTTTCCCCTTCTTCGAATCTATTCTGCAATTTTTTTAACACCTTCTGC
It includes:
- the LOC132069380 gene encoding probable 2-oxoglutarate-dependent dioxygenase AOP1, whose amino-acid sequence is MTISKELKVPTIDFCNPELKPGTPQWESTKTQVIQALQEYGIFEAVYDKVPREAIFNTSKEIFEFPLETKLKTKSTIPMHGYLGQYPQLPAYESLGIADVLKSESVDSIANIFWPDGNPDFSNVLKTFSEPLVELDETIKKMILESLGLKSYIDEFLESYFYNFRFTHYNPALVNGEEGDKPGLSIHTDSGFLTFIFQNSVNGLEVQTKNGEWIDVNIAPNSLVVIVGDSFMAWTNGRLHSPVHRVTLSENSERFSIPLFTVPKEGYIIEPRKELVDEEHPLLFKPYNILELYKFVMSKEGASKAGSEAFKAFCGV